One window of the Nicotiana tabacum cultivar K326 chromosome 4, ASM71507v2, whole genome shotgun sequence genome contains the following:
- the LOC142179893 gene encoding uncharacterized protein LOC142179893, with protein sequence MAERFFEVNKISFSHDNLHVEEVVHNKSLHLTVKCECYYVKRVMLDGRSGVDMCPSQRSRGWKSVQKEFWLTMSVYEPSMGVKRDTIGEIDLVLNIGPVDFEVTFQVLDMETSYNFLLDRLWIHAAGAVPSTLHQMVKFEYDNQEILVHEKDEQSMYWDP encoded by the coding sequence ATGGCCGAGAGATTTTTCGAGGTCAATAAGATCTCATTTAGCCATGATAATTTGCATGTAGAGGAAGTTGTCCACAACAAATCCCTCCACCTGACTGTTAAATGTGAGTGCTACTATGTGAAAAGGGTGATGTTGGATGGTAGGTCTGGAGTAGATATGTGTCCCTCTCAACGCTCCAGAGGATGGAAATCAGTACAGAAAGAATTCTGGCTAACAATGTCTGTGTACGAGCCTTCGATGGGGGTTAAGAGGGATACAATCGGAGAAATTGATCTAGTCTTAAATATTGGCCCTGTGGACTTTGAGGTAACCTTCCAAGTCTTGGACATGGAAACCTCGTACAATTTCCTTCTCGACAGACtatggattcatgccgctggagCTGTTCCATCCACTCtccatcaaatggtcaagtttgagtaTGACAATCAAGAAATTTTGGTCCATGAAAAAGACGAGCAATCTATGTACTGGGACCCCTAA